The Synchiropus splendidus isolate RoL2022-P1 chromosome 1, RoL_Sspl_1.0, whole genome shotgun sequence genome includes a window with the following:
- the arl13b gene encoding ADP-ribosylation factor-like protein 13B isoform X2, with protein sequence MVGLDNAGKTATVRGIQGDDPQDVAPTVGFSKVDLKQGKFEVTIFDLGGGKRIRGIWKNYYSESHGVVFVVDSSDVQRIQETRETMTEVLQHPRIAGKPVLVLANKQDQEGALAEADLIESLSLEKLVNENKCLCQIEPCSAVLGYGKKVDKSIKKGLSWLLNNIAKDYEAISERVQKDTAEQRAQEEQDKKERAERVRQIREERERQEREEAEREGRVIQSEESEDNILSNPFQPIANVLSESKEAETGRRRDMELQEDVTSSLKTAEDEEEDEEDLRDSTRHTADTGSSDTLEQGKKKSRKLLLKRKHRVDPLTTEEEATESQTPPKPPVGWATPKASRLPKLEPLGDTRHSEFVKKPLPPVANKPRPNGDSHDIIS encoded by the exons ATGGTGGGACTGGATAACGCGGGGAAGACTGCCACAGTGCGAGGAATCcaaggag ATGATCCACAGGATGTGGCTCCAACTGTGGGGTTTTCCAAGGTCGACCTGAAGCAAGGCAAGTTCGAGGTCACCATCTTCGATTTAGGTGGTGGCAAACGAATCCGCGGCATCTGGAAGAACTACTATTCCGAGTCCCATGGAGTGGTATTTGTGGTGGACTCCAGTGATGTCCAAAGGATTCAAGAGACGAGGGAGACAATGACGGAGGTCCTCCAGCACCCTCGGATTGCTGGCAAGCCTGTGCTGGT GCTCGCCAACAAACAGGATCAGGAGGGGGCGCTGGCTGAAGCAGACCTCATCGAGAGCCTCTCGCTGGAGAAACTGGTCAACGAGAACAAGTGTCTGTGTCAGATC GAGCCTTGTTCTGCTGTCCTGGGTTATGGCAAAAAAGTGGACAAATCCATCAAAAAAGGACTCAGTTGGCTCCTCAACAACATTGCCAAGGACTACGAGGCCATTTCTGAGCGTGTGCAGAAAGACACTGCTGAGCAGCGTGCGCAAGAAGAGCAAGACAAGAAGGAGCGGGCAGAAAGAGTTCGGCAAATACGAGAAGAAAG GGAGCGGCAGGAGCGGGAGGAGGCAGAACGTGAAGGCAGAGTGATCCAGTCAGAAGAATCTGAGGATAACATCTTGTCCAACCCCTTCCAACCGATCGCAAATGTCctctcagag AGCAAAGAAGCTGAGACGGGAAGGAGGAGAGACATGGAGCTGCAAGAGGATGTGACCAGCAGTCTGAAGACAGccgaggacgaggaggaagacgaggaagaTCTCCGTGACAGCACCAGACATACAGCTGATACTGGCAGCTCAG ACACGCTTGAACAAGGCAAGAAGAAGAGCCGAAAGCTGCtcctgaagaggaaacacagggTGGACCCATTGACAACAGAGGAAGAGGCCACTGAAAGCCAGACCCCCCCTAAACCTCCAG TTGGATGGGCGACACCCAAAGCTTCTCGGCTGCCCAAACTAGAGCCGCTGGGAGACACTCGGCATTCTG AGTTTGTCAAGAAGCCCCTCCCCCCAGTGGCAAACAAGCCACGACCTAACGGTGATTCTCACGACATCATTTCCTAA
- the arl13b gene encoding ADP-ribosylation factor-like protein 13B isoform X1 — protein MFSLMANCCNWLKRWREPARKVTLVMVGLDNAGKTATVRGIQGDDPQDVAPTVGFSKVDLKQGKFEVTIFDLGGGKRIRGIWKNYYSESHGVVFVVDSSDVQRIQETRETMTEVLQHPRIAGKPVLVLANKQDQEGALAEADLIESLSLEKLVNENKCLCQIEPCSAVLGYGKKVDKSIKKGLSWLLNNIAKDYEAISERVQKDTAEQRAQEEQDKKERAERVRQIREERERQEREEAEREGRVIQSEESEDNILSNPFQPIANVLSESKEAETGRRRDMELQEDVTSSLKTAEDEEEDEEDLRDSTRHTADTGSSDTLEQGKKKSRKLLLKRKHRVDPLTTEEEATESQTPPKPPVGWATPKASRLPKLEPLGDTRHSEFVKKPLPPVANKPRPNGDSHDIIS, from the exons GAAAGTGACTCTGGTGATGGTGGGACTGGATAACGCGGGGAAGACTGCCACAGTGCGAGGAATCcaaggag ATGATCCACAGGATGTGGCTCCAACTGTGGGGTTTTCCAAGGTCGACCTGAAGCAAGGCAAGTTCGAGGTCACCATCTTCGATTTAGGTGGTGGCAAACGAATCCGCGGCATCTGGAAGAACTACTATTCCGAGTCCCATGGAGTGGTATTTGTGGTGGACTCCAGTGATGTCCAAAGGATTCAAGAGACGAGGGAGACAATGACGGAGGTCCTCCAGCACCCTCGGATTGCTGGCAAGCCTGTGCTGGT GCTCGCCAACAAACAGGATCAGGAGGGGGCGCTGGCTGAAGCAGACCTCATCGAGAGCCTCTCGCTGGAGAAACTGGTCAACGAGAACAAGTGTCTGTGTCAGATC GAGCCTTGTTCTGCTGTCCTGGGTTATGGCAAAAAAGTGGACAAATCCATCAAAAAAGGACTCAGTTGGCTCCTCAACAACATTGCCAAGGACTACGAGGCCATTTCTGAGCGTGTGCAGAAAGACACTGCTGAGCAGCGTGCGCAAGAAGAGCAAGACAAGAAGGAGCGGGCAGAAAGAGTTCGGCAAATACGAGAAGAAAG GGAGCGGCAGGAGCGGGAGGAGGCAGAACGTGAAGGCAGAGTGATCCAGTCAGAAGAATCTGAGGATAACATCTTGTCCAACCCCTTCCAACCGATCGCAAATGTCctctcagag AGCAAAGAAGCTGAGACGGGAAGGAGGAGAGACATGGAGCTGCAAGAGGATGTGACCAGCAGTCTGAAGACAGccgaggacgaggaggaagacgaggaagaTCTCCGTGACAGCACCAGACATACAGCTGATACTGGCAGCTCAG ACACGCTTGAACAAGGCAAGAAGAAGAGCCGAAAGCTGCtcctgaagaggaaacacagggTGGACCCATTGACAACAGAGGAAGAGGCCACTGAAAGCCAGACCCCCCCTAAACCTCCAG TTGGATGGGCGACACCCAAAGCTTCTCGGCTGCCCAAACTAGAGCCGCTGGGAGACACTCGGCATTCTG AGTTTGTCAAGAAGCCCCTCCCCCCAGTGGCAAACAAGCCACGACCTAACGGTGATTCTCACGACATCATTTCCTAA